A stretch of the Streptomyces sp. WMMB303 genome encodes the following:
- a CDS encoding TetR/AcrR family transcriptional regulator, translated as MTESTATRRSRITPEREAELYEAVLDLLREVGYDALTMDAVAARTRSSKATLYRQWGGKPELVAKAVRHSKPGRTGDLDTGSLRGDFHALVAREDDCAMEQNSALMRGLFMAVHHNPDLLQAFKELLIEPEMAEFHRVLRRAVDRGEVGADNPALEYVVHMLIGAFATRALIDDQPPTQAFLASYIDAVVLPALGVPAR; from the coding sequence ATGACGGAGAGCACAGCGACACGCCGCAGCCGGATCACCCCCGAGCGCGAGGCCGAGCTGTACGAGGCCGTGCTCGACCTGCTCCGGGAAGTCGGCTACGACGCCCTCACCATGGACGCCGTGGCGGCCCGCACCCGCTCCAGCAAGGCGACCCTCTACCGGCAGTGGGGCGGCAAGCCGGAACTCGTGGCGAAAGCCGTCCGGCACAGCAAGCCGGGCCGGACCGGCGACCTCGACACCGGGTCCCTGCGGGGCGACTTCCACGCTCTGGTGGCCCGCGAGGACGACTGCGCCATGGAGCAGAACTCCGCTTTGATGCGAGGGCTGTTCATGGCGGTGCACCACAACCCGGACCTGCTGCAGGCATTCAAGGAACTGCTCATCGAGCCGGAGATGGCGGAGTTCCACCGGGTACTGCGGCGGGCCGTCGACCGGGGCGAGGTCGGGGCGGACAACCCCGCGCTCGAGTACGTGGTGCACATGCTGATCGGCGCCTTCGCCACCCGCGCACTGATCGACGACCAGCCGCCCACCCAGGCGTTCCTCGCCTCCTACATCGACGCCGTCGTGCTCCCCGCGCTCGGCGTGCCGGCTCGCTGA